The window CAAAGTTCGTGCTGTGGGTTGTCTCTGTCTTAGCTCGCCGACCATTAGGACCATCATCTTCCGTCATAGCTACGGTGAAACCGTGGAACTGGTCATCGAGGATGCTCCTCGCCTTGTAAGGTTACTAGTACCTTATTGTGAGAGAAATGATAGTGTGACTATCAGGGTAACTAGGGCGCCTAATCTGGAGATATTGGGCCCTTTCTTTGTCGTCGACTCCAAGCTCCTACTCTTCCAGGTAGGGTCAGCGCCATCTTCGAATCTTTCTGTCAGCATTCATACACGGAGATAATAATTTTGATGTTCATTGTTTGTTTTCTTCAGGGAATAAGCCCAGTCAGCTCCACAAACTCGATGCACACCTTGAAGGTTTTGGCTCTCAAGTCTTCTGGGCAGAAATTGAATGCAGTTCTTAACATCCTTAGGGGGTTCCCCTGTTTGGAAAAgctttgtgttattgtgagtaatcatctttactttcttgaaatgtTTAATTGGTTTGACATACTATAAAATTCTAGTTTGCAACAGCTTTGACATATGCCTCTCCTCCTTGTTTTGCAGTTTCATACAAACCGTGAGAGGAATGACGAAAATGAGCCCCAGTATGACCCACTACATCCAATCGAATGCCTTGAGACCCGTCTAAAAAAAGTGGTGTTTAAGTCATTTGAGGGCTATGGCAAACAGGTTGACTTTGCGAAGTTCTTTGTATTGAATGCAAAGGTGCTAGACAAAATAGAATTTGAAGTAAGAAATCAGTACAGCAGTGAGACAGTGGCTTATGAACACAGGCTGCTACAAGTGGAAAACAGAGCTTCCCGGGAGGCTCGGGTTGAATTCAGGACTACTAAATACTGACAGAGTACCATGTCAACAAGCGGATCCATGATTTGTCAGTGGCCGACCCCTTCAGACAGCCGTAGACAGCGTTGATGCCTGAAGATTGCACTGTCTTGTGCTCATTTTGTAAATGGCGTCGATGCCTGAAGATTGCATTGTCTTCTGCATAAGTCTGCTCTATTTCTAGTCTAAAGTTCCTCTATAATAATTCCAGTAACTTCTGAAGTTACCCCTGTTAAAACAGAAAAAGATGGTTTTGGATGTAAAAATTGTGCACTTTGGGAAATTTCTGATGGGGAGGAATGCAGAAATATTACTGCCGAAAGTTGTAACCGGAGGGAGCTGGTAGGTGATAACCCCATCTGCTGAAACTACTCACATCGCCTTACCCTTGCCCTATGCAATTGTGGCTTTGTTCTGCCTAAGCTGGTCTAGAAACATGTGACTGTGTGGGAAACTTAATTGTCCTTTCAGCTATAAACAAAAGCATGAGATATTTCATTTCTGACTTGATTTTATTTTTTTGCGTACACATAACACTTGTTTGGTACTTACAAAAGGTCAACCTGTAGACTAAGAAAGAGAGGTTTATGTTATTATCAAGGTAtgctatcaggttgaagttttgctGATTACCAAGGTTGTAATTGTGGCTAGTGCTGCAACAGCCACAATGTCTCCCTCTGACTGCATCTGTAACATGCTTCTGTTGCATACCGATTGACTTGTTACTAAAGTTTGAGCTTCTACTGAAATGAAATCGATTGTCATCTTGTCTTGTACAAACTTGCAAGTAATTTTACTTCATGGAGCAAGAAAAGCATTGGATTGGGCTAAGGACCTGAAAGTAATGTTGGCTTTGGCAGTGGCAGGGATCCTTGTGTGtactgcttaatgcttgtcaactTGTTTTCTGCATAAAACTGTGTGTGGTTCCGAGCCAATATCCTTGTTGCCAATATCAGCCATACACCGAGACAAGGTCGACGGCTTAATCCTATGTTAGggtcttatgggaaggtggccgcaCTAGTTGAGGAGCGTCTTGATTAATGGTTCAGATCAAGCTTCATATATATTGTTGGGTCTTTTACAtttgtgtccctaactcgaacccactactcagatttgcccctaatttcgaagcatgctcaaatttttcCCTCTGCCGTTATGTGCCattacagaaatgcccttccgtgccgtttccgtctggtcaaagggctttgaccgttcTCCTGACGTTTAATGGACATTTTTGCCCCTCTATGCACAtgccacttacaagtgggacctacCCCACGAAAAAGAAGTCTCTTTCTCTCATCCCCTCTCTGACTTACACATGGACCCCACCAATATAAAAATAACTCTCTTCCTCCCTCAGAATCTCTCTCTCCCTGACATGGCGAGACTTGGCGGCTCGACCGGTGGCCCTCGCCGGCGAGGACCAACGTGCCTACGCGTGAGGACCACAGTGGCAGGCTCGGGGTGGTCCGGGGAGGGGGTGGAGCCGCCGCCCGCAGCTATCGCCGGAGCTATCATCGGAACTACATCCTAAGACCGCGTGAGATCTTCTGCCGACGACGCCATTGCTAGCCACCGCGGCCGGAGTCCAAATCGAGCAACACGAGCATGTCCATGAGCTTTGGCAGGTGCCTCTCCTTCACCCTGCACAGTGGATCTAGCCTGTGGCTTCCCGTAGACGATGACCGGGACGTCGAACTCCGCCATGGCCGTCGCTCTTCCCGTCCTAAATTCGGCCGCTCTAAGCCGTTCTTAACCTACCCGACCCCTGTTCTGTCGTCGAGGAAAGCAGGTGCCCCTACTCCCATCTTCTCCCGCCCGATTTCGTGCCCGGAGCCCCCTGACAGAATCCGGCCGCCATGACCAACCTCGGTTGGCTCGGTCGTGCACGCGCCATCTCCACCCTGCCGCTCCTAGTGAGCTTGGCGCGTCTCGTGCAACTTGCATGCCTCGTGCAGGAAGCGCCGTCCTCCCACGGCCATCCTCCTCCCCTACGGCGAGCCGCCGGCGAGCGCAGGAGCTCACGGCCGGCAACGAGTGGACCGGGGGTGTTGACCCTCATAGTGGGTCCCATTGGGAGGATAAGGATGAGAgagagttttttttgttttttcctgggTAGGTCCCACCGGTAAGTGACTGACCCACAGGAGGGCTGAGTTGGCctagtttttcttttatttttttagagcgggtcccacatgtaagtgtcaCATGGATTCAGGGGCAAATTGTCTGACTAACGTCCAGAaaacggtcaaagccctttgaccagACGGAAACGGCACTGAAGGGCATTTCTGTAATGGCAcataacggcagaggggcaaatttgagcatgcttcaaagTTAGGGGTatatctgagtaggtggttcgagttagggacaaaaatgcaaatggccctaTATTGTTAGGGTGTGCGTGCAGGAACATGCCCAGGAACCAATTCCTGGGTGTATATACACCTGATatgcaaaacacacacacacacacacacaaaagtttAGAATTTTTTTAAAACAAACTTGACTTTTGGTTGCAGTAGTATATAATTTTTCAGGAATAAAAAAACCGCATTGATAACGTTtattgctattataggtcactattcgcATTATTTTGgtcaattttttttgtttctttaaaGAAGTCAATTGGGATTtttctttttgtggattttttgtacAAGTACAATGAAAGGttcaatttattacaaaaatatttgCTTTTTTCTATTTTAATTCAATTACTATTTTTTGTACTTCATATAGGGTGTATATACACCCATAGACCAAACTTTCATGTGCTTTGCGTGCATATGTTCATAGAAGTGAGTGTATATGTGTGTATGTGGGCATTTAATGCGTGtcatgctgccccttctgtcactaggaaagaacaccgcaagatcaaacccatcacaaagcacctctttctatggcaagaaaaatcgatctaattgcctaactaaaccaaagattccaaAAAGAaacacgaggctataaataatcatgcatataagatatcaaagaagactcaaataatattcatgaatatagatctaatcataaactcaaagttcatcggatctaattgcctaactaaaccaaagagttacatcaaatagatcttcaagaaaccattgtattgagaatcaaaagagagagaggaagccatctagctacttcctacggacccttaggtctatggtggactactcacacatcattggaggggcaccaatgaggatgatgaacccctccatgatggtgttagattggatctcgtggttctggaacttgcggtggctgaaattctttttcatcgactcccctagggtttctgaaatatttgggaatttatagggcgaagaggtggtGCAGGGGGGCCACATGGGCGGCACAACCCCCCTGGCTGCATGCAGGTGGATTGTGctccccacgggcctcccctctggtactttcttggcccgcaaggtgtcttctagtccagaaaaatctccaaaaagtttcgctgcgtttggacttcgtttggtactgatattctgcgaagtaaaaaacaagcaaaaaacaacaactggcactggacactatgtcaataggttagtcccaaaaaatgatataaagttgctataaaatgattgtgaaatatccaagaatgataatataatagcatgaaataataaaaaattatagatatgttggagacgtatgagcatccccaagcttaattattgcttgtcctcgagtaggtaaatgataaaaacataatttttgatgtggaatgctgcctaacatgttcatcacatatttttttcttttgtagcatggacatttggactttcatatggttcaaagcaatagtctagttttgacatgaagatttcaatactcaagcatatgaacaagcaaccatgtctttaaaaatatcaacactaaagaaagttatccctagcccatcatgctcaatcattgatccgttcatgaaacacactcgtatattagctacatccaatgctcaagtatgatcatagtgctccctagttggtgctttataagagaagatggagactcaaataaaaataaaaattgcataaagtacatagataggcccttcgtagaggaaagtagggatttgtagaggtgccagaggtcaaagcttaaattgagagattttTTTGagaggaatacttttcctgtcaacgaaatcgACCGAGTAATtctcaacactttccatgctagatatatcaaaggcggttcccaaacataaaataaagtttattccttttccgccattctttcacattccacggctagccgtatccacgagcaccgtccataccaacactttccaatgaatttattatttgacaacataaaagtaaatttcttgttcatttcgggactgggcatccctattaccgttgTACTCTCGTAcaatgaaaagtgaataaacactcatcttgagaataacacatctagcatggaaaatattggtcaccccCGCCGCTTCATGAGCATTATGAGCATACAAAAAgggaattcattttgaaaattagagatggcacatacaaattttcttacaaCGACatagaaataccgcatataggtaggtatggtggactcatatggtgaaactgggtttaaagattttgggttgcacaagtagtatttctacttagtacaagtggaggctagtaAATAGATtgaaagcaaccaaccaagaaacgaaaaatcacagaagctagcattaagcataactaacatcgaatgatgcaccataagtaggatgtaatttcattgcataactattgactttcgtgcttgcatagggaatcacaaaccttaacaccggtattcttactaaagcataattactcaacaacatgactcacatatcactatcatcatatctcaaaactattacaaataatcaagtttattttgtccaatgatcttcatggaagtttttattatatccctcttgaatatctatcacttcggCACTAGTTTCAAATGTTGCTTTTCATAagttcaaacaaatttaagtgaagatcgtgagcataaaatttttcttctctcaaaatagtataagtgaagcatgagagaatttcttcaaaaatttactaactctcaaataaatctaagtgaagcctgagagcatttcttcaaaaatattaaatcacaccatgctcaaaaagatataagtgaagcactagagcaattccatagctcaaaaaatttaagtgaagcataaagagcaattctaacaaatcatagcaaaaTTTTGGctgtctcaaataggtgtgtccagcaaggatacttgtgacaaactaaaaatcaaaacaagcaaagactcatataatacaagacactccaagcaaaactcatgatgtgtgatgaataaaatatagctccaagtaaaatactgatggtcgttagaagaaagaggggatgccttcttgggcatccccaagcttagttgcttggttctccttgaataataacttggggtgtcatgggcatccccaagattaggctctttacactccttattccttcatccatcgtgatctcactcaaaacttgaaaacttcaatcacacaaaacttaacaaaaccttcgtgagatccgttagtataataaagcaagtcactactataagtactgttgcaaacccattcatattttattattgcattatatatactgtattccaactttaccatggcttatacccccgatacaatccatagatccatcaaaataagcacacaatgcaacgaaatagaatctgtcaaaaacagaatagtccgtAGTAATCTGGACTataaccatacttctgtaactccaaaaattctgaaaaattctgacaacgtgggcaatttgtatatcaatcttgtgtaaaaaattcagaaacgCTTGTCACTTATGTATTAttttactggacgcaaaagtttctattttccaaCAGGATCAAACCAATAATCACCAAACATAATCCCAGAGGCTTTACTTAGCACAAAACTTAaccaaacataaaaacacaatcagaatagtagcataattgtgcggacactcaagaacagaaagaaaaagtcaaaaataaattttattcattgggttgcctcccaacaagtgctatcattttatgcccctagctaggcataatgcatagattcaagtattgtcatctttagtttttgatctttaggatgccctcatgattgattcatatggtggcttaattcttgttctagggaagcatTACATATCctttcttagtggaaattgaaatttaatattcccttctttcatatcaatcacgacacctatagtgggtaaaacggtctaccaagtatcataggacaagatggattgcaatcaatatcaagaacaataaaatctatgggcacataattcctatctgcaagaataagaacatcattaattcttcccagagCCTTTTTGatagtagaatccaccaagtgcaaattaagagaacattcttcaatattgcacgaccaagcacatcacataaagatttcggaattgtggaaacactagcacccaaatcacataaagcaaagcactcataatttttaatcctgactttgatggtaggttcccattcatcatgtaattttctaggaactaaaatctctaattccaacttttcttctaaagctttcatcatagcatcaatgatatgtttagtaaaagctttattttgttcataagcatggggtgaatttatcatgattTGCAACAAGGAATATATTCAATCaaggagaaattatcataattaaagtctttgtaccaaaagagtgggcacatcactagttaaagttttgacctctccaaacccacttttatcaattttctcatcaagattttcaccctccgaattgtcAGGATGccctctagctaaagttgactgttATTCAATCCCTTTATCATAAagtttaattttactaaacaaggaatcaatagatgaAACACCaaccattttaagatcttcatcatttttgtgaaaacaatcactagaaaatgctctttctaaaaattctcttttagctctaagcatagcggttgttttattactttcatccatagaaacatataaaaCTTTAATTGAATCATTAATATCAACCTTGGGTGGAAAAATTTTAATCTTGAgtttttccacatcatgagaaattctatcaatactcctagacatatcatcaatcttattcaacttttcttctatcgtagtattgaaagctttttgagcattgataaattctttaacatTATTCTCAAGAACAGAGgggttcctattattattgtaagaagatttaccataggaattaccataattattagaggaatttccaagTAAAGGCattggattaaaattacctctctaagcattgttattaaaattgtttcgcgagacaaaattcacatctacgggatcactattttgctcaatcaaagtagacaaaggcacatcattaagatcaataggagatcTTTTATtaccaaccaatttcataagagcatcaatttTTTCACTCAACAtactaatttcttcaaccgaattaacctttCTACTAGTAGGTGCTCCttcagtatgccattgtgaataatttgccatgatattatctagtaatttagtagcttcacccaaagtaatctcCATAAAAGTACAACCCacagcggaatctaaaagatttctagaaacaaaattcaaccccgcgtaagttttttgtataatcatccaaacatttaaaccatgagtaggacaatttcttagcatcaattttattctttcccaagattgtgcaacatgttcatgctcaagttgcttaaaattcatgatttgagtCCTAAGAGAAATAATTTTcatgggcggaaaatacttagtaataaacgcatctttgcacttatgccaagaatcgatactattccgaggcaaagaagaaaaccatttTTTTTGCACGATCCCGCaaggagaaaggaaataatttcaacttcacaatgtCATTgtacacatcttttttcttttccatatcacacaattctacgaatgtgtttagatgggacgcggcatcctcattaggagtaacggaaaattgatctttcataccaagattcaacaaagcgacatTAGTGTCACAATATTCCGCGCTAGTGGCGGGAGGAGAAATCAGAGTGatgataaaatcattattattggtattggaaaaatcacaccacttggtattttcttgagacatcgtgactacgcaaacaagattgcAAACAAAAAACAGATCTGATGAGAAAATGGCAAACAaaaaagagagcgaataaaacgacaattttttgtgaagtgggggagatgaaaatgagaggaaaatggcaaataatttaaattgTAAGGAGATAAGATTTGTGATTGGGAacatgatagatgttgatgatgtctgcctggcaacggcgctagaaattccttttgatgtcgcttgaaactgcattggtatttccccaaagaggaagggatgatgaagtacaactatggtaggtatttccctcagttgtgaaaccaaggtatcaatctagtagcagaaccaagcaacactatgtaaacggtacctgcacacaaagaacaaatacttgcaacccgatgggtaagaggggttgtcaatcgctcCACGGTAAAAAGAGAGATAaatttgtgatagattggataaataactCTCGAtagaatgcaaaataaaataagtaataaaaagGGTGCATCAAGGTAATTTTGGGGTTTtgaaataatagatctgaaaataaaagcgaataaatagatctcaaggcaaatatgataaagaatagacccgggggctataaatttcactagtggcttctctcaagaaatagcacacaatgggtaaacaaattactgttgggcaattgatagaagatcgaataattatgacgatatccaaggcaatgatcaatatataggcatcacgtcgaagattagtagaccgactcctacctgcatctactactattactccacacatcgaccgctatccatcatgcatctagtgtattaagttcatggagaaatggagtaatgcaataagaacgatgacatgatgaaggcgagatctattcatgtaggaatagcccccatattcttatccttaatagcaacgatgcatgcgtgtcttgctgccccttctgtcactaggaaagaacaccacaagatcgaacccatcacagagcacctcttcccatggcaagaaaaattgatcttgttggcctaactaaaccaaagattcaatgaAGAAATACAtgcctataaataatcatgcatataagagatcaaagaagactcaaataatatgcaTGGGTATAGATCTGATCACAAActtaaagttcatcggatcccaacaaacacaccacaaaaagagttacatcaaatagacctccaagagaccattgtattgagaatcgagagagagagagagagagagagagagagagagagagagagagagagagagagagagagagagagagagagaggaagccatctagctactacctacgaacccttaggtctatggtggattactcacgcatcatcggagaggcaccaatgaggatgatgaacccctccgtgatggtgttagattggatctctgaaggaaatatgccctagaggcaatatgtttattattcatgctagaattgtattaaccagaaacttagtacatgtgtgaacacatagacaaaacatagtgtccctagtatgcctctacttgactaggtcgttaatcaaagatgcttatgtttcctaaccatagacatgtgttgtcatttgatgaacgagatcacataattagacaatgatgtgatggacaagacccatctgttagcttagcattatgattgttacagtttttttgctactgctttcttcatgacttatacatgttcctctgactatgagattatgcaactcacgaatactggaggaacaccttgtgtgctatcaaacatcacaatgtaactgagtgattataaagatgctctacaggtgtctccgaaggtgtttattgggttggcatagatcgagattaggatttgtcacttcgtgtatcggagaggtatctctgggccctcttggtaatactcatcactataagccttgcaagcaatgtgactaatgagttagttgcgggatgaagcattacagaacgagtaaagagacttgccggtaacaagattgaactaggtatgatgataccgacgatcgaatctcgggcaagtaacataccgatgacaaagggaacaacgtatgttgttgtgtggtttggccaataaagatcttcgtagaatatgtaggaaccaatatgagcatctaggttcctctattggttattgatcggagatgtgtctcgatcatgtgtaCATACACTACAACACaagtcccgatgaacaggacccccatttcgatcgtagcgctccaacacaagtccggttcgtccgttttgcggtacgccacacccctcccgatcaataggacccctgtttcgaccgtaggaggtccgtttcgtccgttttgcggtatgccacacccctcccgatcaacatgacccccgtttcgaccgtaggaggtccgtttcctctgttttgcgatatgccagacccctcccgatgaacaggatcccgtttcgaacgtggctagttgaacacaaggtcatttcctccgttctgcagtacgccaggccttgtttccatcgcctgttccgtccaagccctcccgatgaacacgacgacgcattccgttccgacccagctggttggctccccatgaacacgacgacgacgctgtctctccgttccgacccagccatgtacacgagccctggccatacgtattcacgagtaggcgttcgagaccccgcccgtatgtacacgtacatggccgtattttctttcttgcaccctggccgttgtacgtacgtgtacatgctatgtccgcgcctctactacaacacgtgcgtgcctctatttccaccagtatgtacgtacacgttcgcgaccagaatgacaacgctacatacgcttcgaccaggtgggtcctgactgtcaggcacttccttgcgtgcaaagatgtagctggtgggtcccagcagtctgggggcgaatcgtttttttcggacgcacttccttgcatgcgaagatgtagctggtgggtcccagcagtcaaggggaaaggttttttttagtgaaatatagtggcccgtctggtgggtcccaactgtcaggtggaggaatcattattttccacgtaataaggaggcacttccttcctgcggccatggacccagctgtcagcctctccacgtacagtccacgtccgatagaagtcgttccttgaccacgttgaccacgccacgccgagagcaccacggcggtggacgacagcgaggcctaggatgggGATGACGGGGAGCCAGGTAAGACAagatagtggaagcccgcgcggagaggagtacgagggttcactggttgggctacggtgtgaggctgcagtcgccgcagggcctggccaatggtgggaatagtagggggcggtgaggcctccacggcagcacagccggccatgggaggcaggagcatgcggcacgactggcgctgctttgggcggctggagcgagaagaccagaggttgaagaagcactacggccgttcgatggacatcgtacggtcactggagctagaatcgttcatattgactaaagttgacaaaggcccccatcccagtcaacttagtaggcccgcaagtcagcctcccaccatggtgggtcccagctagcagggggagtattcatttttttgtgcgtagtaaggaggcacttccggtgggtccgagctgacagcggggggaacgtttttttcgcgaaatacggtggcccgtccggtgggtcccagcagttaggggggaaacgtttttttcgcgaaataaggtggcccgtccggtgtgtccctgttgtcaggtggaggaataattattttgcgcgtaataaggaggcacttccttgtggccgcctggacccagctgtcagcctctccacgtacagtactcttccgatggaagtcggtcattgaccacgttgaccacaccgcaccgagagcaccagggcgctgGACGAtggcgaggtctaggaaggggatgacgcggagccggggaagaaacATTAGTGAAAGCCCACgcggggaggagtacgagggtttactggttcggctgcggtgtgaggctgccgttgccgcagaataacagggggtgtgggtgagtagagggatggcctggccaggggtgggagtagtacggggcggtaaggcctccgcggcatcatagctggccatgggaggcaggagcacgcgacacgaccagcgctgctttgggcgactggagcaagaagaccagaggttgaagaagcactacggccgttggatggacatcgtacgatcactgcagctagaattgtttatattgactaagttgacaaagctcttggtacgcgtcaacttagtaggcccacagctcggatttggcagagaacatatagccaatttgcgatttgtaagaatgtacaccccattttttaattctaatggaatttactacaacccatttacagtttgt is drawn from Triticum dicoccoides isolate Atlit2015 ecotype Zavitan chromosome 6B, WEW_v2.0, whole genome shotgun sequence and contains these coding sequences:
- the LOC119324497 gene encoding putative F-box/LRR-repeat protein At3g28410 encodes the protein MEAAGAAVAAAAAAAESDGTAEKRARSGDCDDTADDFISSLPDAVLGTIVSLLPTKDGGRTRVLSRRWRHLWRSAPLNLEVSTRPPDAAAAADSPVPTPSRVPPSAVSEIISKHPGPARRFSLHCRGDDDHCPQAESWLRSRALANLQELDICYAEPPLLTSVLRSASNILVAKISHCDFEPAMINFPFLKKLSLFRLTISADLFPRLLSGCHALEILSMTKVRAVGCLCLSSPTIRTIIFRHSYGETVELVIEDAPRLVRLLVPYCERNDSVTIRVTRAPNLEILGPFFVVDSKLLLFQGISPVSSTNSMHTLKVLALKSSGQKLNAVLNILRGFPCLEKLCVIFHTNRERNDENEPQYDPLHPIECLETRLKKVVFKSFEGYGKQVDFAKFFVLNAKVLDKIEFEVRNQYSSETVAYEHRLLQVENRASREARVEFRTTKY